A single Vibrio sp. YMD68 DNA region contains:
- a CDS encoding lipocalin family protein, with translation MKHHIIALVIGLSSTLLVGCGSISRYLLPVEEFDIAAYLGTWYEVARLDHRFDQGLTHSRTQYTIDDDGSIKVVNSGWSEEDHQWKEAIGKAKLADDNTGHLHVSFSGPFYGSYVVFYLEDDYSTAMVASGANEFWLLSRTNALPEYKMNKYLRIAEKAGFSTEQLVFPFEQTY, from the coding sequence ATGAAACATCATATAATTGCTCTAGTCATCGGTTTATCAAGCACTTTACTTGTTGGGTGCGGCAGTATTTCTCGATACTTATTGCCAGTAGAAGAATTCGATATTGCCGCTTATTTAGGGACGTGGTATGAAGTTGCCAGATTAGATCATCGCTTTGATCAGGGATTAACCCACAGTCGAACGCAATATACGATTGATGATGATGGAAGCATCAAAGTGGTCAACAGTGGCTGGAGCGAAGAAGATCACCAATGGAAAGAAGCCATCGGCAAGGCCAAACTGGCCGACGACAACACCGGTCATCTGCATGTTTCTTTCTCTGGCCCATTTTATGGAAGCTACGTGGTCTTCTATCTTGAAGACGACTACTCAACGGCCATGGTAGCCAGTGGCGCAAATGAATTCTGGTTACTGTCGAGAACCAACGCGCTACCTGAGTACAAAATGAACAAATATTTACGCATTGCTGAAAAAGCTGGATTTAGTACGGAACAGCTCGTTTTTCCCTTTGAACAAACGTACTAA
- the nirB gene encoding nitrite reductase large subunit NirB produces the protein MSKMKLVVIGNGMVGHRYIEDLVEKTDVSNMDITVFCEEPRVAYDRVHLSSYFSHHTADELSLVKEGFYEKHGINMLIGERAINVNREKKTVYSSTGREIQYDKLILATGSYPFVPQIKGNESKDCFVYRTIEDLKAIEATAKNSKSGVVIGGGLLGLEAAGALKALGVTTHVVEFAPKLMAEQLDQAGGDQLRQKIERMGVNVHTSKNTLEIAPEGKEARNVMRFSDGTELETDFIVFSAGIRPQDKLARQMGLGIAPRGGIEINDHCQTTDQDIYAIGECASWNQTFYGLVAPGYKMATVAVDHILGNESTFEGADMSAKLKLLGVKVGSIGDANGRTPGCKSYVYQNEEQEVYKRLIVSEDNKKLIGAVMVGDTSDYGDLLQLMLNEIDLPEHPDALILPAHAGAEKPTLGADSLPESAVICSCFDVTKGKISQAVADGHHTIGDIKAVTGAGTGCGGCIPLVTSVLNAELAKAGVEVKNDVCEHFAYSRQELFHLIRIEEIKTFDELLEKYGKGYGCEVCKPLAGSILASCWGEHILKPELVKLHDTNDNFLGNIQKDGTYSVIPRMAGGEVTPKALSVLAEVAAEYNLYTKITGAQRIGLFGAQKDDLPAIWKKLIAAGYETGQAYAKALRMAKTCVGSTWCRYGVQDSVGLGVMIENRYKGIRTPHKMKFGVSGCTRECAEAQGKDLGIIATDAGWNMYVCGNGGMKPRHADLLASDLDQETLIKYIDRFMMFYIRTAAPLQRTSVWMENLEGGVDYLRDVIVDNKLGINDQLEADVASLVGNFRCEWTDTINDESQLKRFSHFINSDLRDDNVVFVEAREQHRPATFTEKYPELKGDILHVALTETH, from the coding sequence ATGAGCAAGATGAAGCTAGTCGTAATCGGTAATGGGATGGTCGGCCATCGCTATATCGAAGATTTGGTCGAGAAAACTGATGTGTCTAATATGGATATCACGGTTTTTTGTGAAGAGCCCCGCGTCGCCTATGACCGTGTCCACCTTTCTTCTTATTTTTCACACCACACTGCAGACGAACTTTCTTTAGTGAAAGAAGGCTTCTATGAGAAGCACGGCATTAATATGCTGATCGGCGAACGTGCTATCAACGTAAACCGAGAGAAAAAGACGGTTTATTCAAGCACTGGTCGTGAAATTCAATACGACAAACTGATTCTTGCAACAGGCTCATACCCATTTGTTCCGCAAATCAAAGGTAACGAGAGCAAAGACTGCTTTGTTTATCGTACGATTGAAGACTTAAAAGCCATTGAAGCGACGGCAAAGAACTCTAAATCTGGTGTTGTTATTGGTGGTGGCTTACTTGGCCTTGAAGCAGCAGGCGCACTGAAAGCACTCGGTGTTACCACGCACGTGGTTGAGTTTGCTCCTAAGTTAATGGCTGAGCAGCTTGATCAAGCGGGTGGCGATCAACTTCGCCAAAAAATCGAGCGCATGGGCGTCAATGTCCATACGAGCAAGAACACACTAGAGATAGCGCCTGAAGGCAAAGAAGCACGTAATGTGATGCGCTTTTCTGATGGTACGGAGCTCGAAACTGATTTCATCGTCTTTTCAGCCGGCATTCGCCCACAAGACAAACTGGCTCGTCAAATGGGCCTAGGCATTGCACCTCGTGGCGGTATCGAGATTAACGATCACTGTCAGACGACAGACCAAGATATCTACGCGATTGGTGAGTGTGCATCTTGGAATCAGACGTTCTATGGCCTAGTGGCTCCGGGCTATAAAATGGCGACCGTTGCTGTCGACCACATCCTGGGTAACGAGAGTACCTTTGAAGGGGCTGATATGTCTGCGAAGCTGAAACTTCTAGGCGTAAAAGTCGGGTCCATTGGTGATGCGAATGGTCGTACGCCTGGCTGTAAGAGCTACGTTTACCAAAATGAAGAGCAAGAAGTTTACAAACGTTTGATTGTTTCTGAAGACAACAAGAAACTTATTGGCGCGGTAATGGTTGGGGATACATCGGATTACGGCGACCTTCTTCAACTGATGCTCAATGAAATTGACCTACCAGAACATCCAGACGCGCTTATTTTACCCGCGCATGCTGGAGCAGAAAAACCCACACTTGGTGCAGATTCTCTACCCGAGTCAGCGGTTATCTGCTCTTGTTTCGATGTGACCAAGGGAAAGATTTCACAAGCGGTTGCTGATGGTCACCATACGATTGGTGATATTAAGGCGGTGACGGGCGCAGGCACTGGTTGTGGTGGTTGTATTCCACTTGTCACGTCGGTGCTCAATGCTGAGCTTGCAAAGGCAGGAGTGGAAGTTAAGAACGATGTGTGTGAGCACTTTGCGTATTCTCGTCAAGAGCTATTCCACCTTATTCGCATTGAAGAAATCAAAACATTCGATGAACTACTAGAGAAGTACGGTAAAGGTTACGGCTGTGAAGTGTGTAAACCTCTTGCTGGCTCTATCCTTGCGTCATGCTGGGGTGAGCACATTCTTAAGCCTGAACTCGTGAAGCTTCATGATACCAATGACAACTTTCTCGGTAACATTCAAAAAGACGGAACATACTCGGTCATTCCTCGAATGGCTGGTGGCGAAGTCACACCTAAAGCTTTGTCTGTTCTTGCTGAGGTCGCTGCTGAATACAACTTATACACCAAGATTACAGGCGCTCAGCGTATCGGCCTGTTTGGGGCGCAGAAAGATGACTTACCGGCAATCTGGAAGAAGTTAATCGCGGCAGGCTACGAAACCGGTCAAGCGTATGCGAAAGCCCTGCGTATGGCGAAAACATGTGTCGGCTCAACTTGGTGTCGCTATGGCGTTCAAGATTCTGTTGGCCTAGGTGTGATGATTGAAAATCGTTATAAAGGGATCCGTACGCCGCATAAAATGAAGTTTGGCGTCTCTGGTTGTACTCGTGAATGTGCAGAAGCTCAGGGTAAAGACTTAGGTATCATTGCGACAGATGCGGGTTGGAACATGTATGTGTGCGGTAACGGTGGGATGAAACCACGTCATGCTGACTTACTGGCAAGCGACTTGGACCAAGAAACATTAATCAAGTACATCGACCGATTCATGATGTTCTACATTCGCACCGCTGCGCCACTGCAACGCACATCGGTATGGATGGAAAATCTAGAGGGTGGGGTAGATTACCTACGTGATGTTATTGTCGACAATAAGCTCGGTATCAATGATCAATTGGAAGCGGATGTTGCATCTTTAGTCGGAAATTTCCGCTGTGAGTGGACAGATACCATCAATGATGAATCTCAGTTAAAACGTTTTTCTCACTTTATCAATTCGGATTTACGTGATGATAACGTTGTGTTTGTTGAAGCGCGTGAGCAGCACCGTCCTGCAACATTTACTGAGAAGTATCCAGAATTAAAAGGCGACATCTTACATGTGGCGCTGACTGAAACTCACTAA
- the nirD gene encoding nitrite reductase small subunit NirD: protein MAINKATFQKVCEITDIIPGTGVCALFNGEQVAVFRPTDALKVLAISNHDPFACANVLSRGLICQHQDELWVASPLKKQRFNLTTGVCLEDESFNVKAYKARVDNGAVELSA from the coding sequence ATGGCAATCAACAAAGCAACATTTCAAAAAGTGTGTGAGATTACCGATATCATTCCTGGAACGGGTGTGTGTGCCTTGTTTAACGGTGAGCAGGTCGCTGTTTTTCGACCTACTGACGCTCTAAAAGTCCTGGCAATCAGTAACCACGACCCTTTTGCCTGTGCCAATGTATTGTCGCGCGGCCTAATTTGTCAGCATCAAGATGAACTGTGGGTAGCAAGCCCATTGAAAAAACAGCGTTTCAACCTAACAACAGGCGTTTGCTTGGAAGACGAAAGCTTCAATGTGAAAGCGTACAAAGCCCGAGTAGACAATGGCGCAGTAGAGCTTTCAGCATAA